From Candidatus Poribacteria bacterium, one genomic window encodes:
- the fdhD gene encoding formate dehydrogenase accessory sulfurtransferase FdhD, which produces MQPTSTKLITRWASTEPTQVEDELVVEEPLEIRVGQQSLIVVMRTPGHDFELAAGFLYTESLIASGDDIEIIAYCDEEPSETEASGLSPLQNIVNVRLTEALDLDAESGWQRNFHANASCGLCGKMTIESVRQQVQPLNSGFHINHTLFYKLNDQLRKAQSVFERTGGLHAAGLFDENGELLIIREDIGRHNAVDKVIGHALLTDLVPLDRHILMVSGRASFEIVQKALFARIPIIVAVSAASTLAVDLAKEGNLTLIGFMRGQSMAVYSCPERVHSE; this is translated from the coding sequence ATGCAACCGACATCTACAAAACTTATTACACGTTGGGCATCGACTGAACCCACGCAAGTCGAAGACGAGTTGGTTGTTGAGGAACCCCTTGAGATTCGGGTGGGACAACAGAGTTTGATCGTTGTGATGCGGACCCCTGGACACGATTTTGAACTCGCCGCGGGGTTTCTGTATACGGAAAGCCTCATCGCTTCCGGTGATGACATCGAGATTATCGCCTACTGTGATGAAGAGCCCTCTGAAACGGAGGCTTCTGGTTTATCGCCGTTGCAGAATATCGTCAACGTTCGTCTTACGGAGGCACTGGACCTTGATGCAGAATCGGGGTGGCAGCGGAATTTTCACGCAAATGCGAGTTGCGGACTCTGTGGCAAAATGACGATTGAATCCGTTAGACAGCAGGTGCAACCGCTAAATTCAGGGTTCCATATCAATCACACGCTTTTCTATAAACTCAACGATCAGTTAAGAAAAGCGCAATCCGTTTTTGAAAGAACGGGTGGACTCCACGCCGCTGGATTGTTCGATGAAAACGGTGAACTCCTGATTATCAGAGAGGACATAGGCAGACATAACGCTGTCGATAAAGTGATCGGACACGCCTTACTAACTGACTTGGTGCCGCTGGACCGACATATCTTGATGGTCAGTGGACGCGCCAGTTTTGAAATCGTCCAGAAAGCGCTTTTTGCACGTATCCCGATTATCGTGGCTGTCTCAGCGGCATCTACACTCGCCGTAGATCTCGCCAAAGAGGGTAACCTTACATTAATAGGTTTCATGCGGGGACAGAGCATGGCGGTCTATAGTTGCCCAGAACGTGTTCATTCTGAATAG